From Companilactobacillus heilongjiangensis, one genomic window encodes:
- a CDS encoding L-lactate dehydrogenase, with amino-acid sequence MTTPTNEKNHQKVLLVGDGAVGSTFAYAMTLQGIAQELVICDIAKDKIKGDAMDLADALPFSFPKNIHAGEYSDAKDADIVVITAGAPQKPGETRLDLVNKNLNILKTIVDPIVESGFNGIFLVAANPVDILTYATWKLSGFPKERVIGSGTSLDSARLQKFVGEELDIDPRAVNGYIMGEHGDSEFAAWSHLSIGGVTMAEWMEQHPEVTKDTLDAIYKKVVNAAYDIINTKGATFYGIGTALARICKALLNDENTVLPLSNMMTGQYGVSDIYIGSPAIINRKGLKQIIEVPLNDEESAQMKKSAAELEKILKDGFEATGIKGRQ; translated from the coding sequence ATGACAACTCCAACAAATGAAAAGAATCACCAAAAAGTACTTCTAGTTGGTGACGGTGCTGTAGGTTCAACTTTCGCCTACGCAATGACACTTCAAGGTATTGCACAAGAACTAGTTATCTGTGATATCGCAAAAGACAAGATTAAGGGTGACGCAATGGACCTTGCTGATGCACTTCCATTCTCATTCCCTAAGAACATTCACGCTGGTGAATATTCAGATGCTAAAGATGCTGATATCGTTGTTATCACTGCTGGTGCTCCACAAAAACCAGGTGAAACAAGACTTGACCTTGTTAACAAGAACTTGAACATCTTGAAGACAATCGTTGACCCAATCGTTGAATCAGGATTCAATGGTATTTTCTTGGTTGCTGCTAACCCAGTTGATATCTTGACATACGCTACATGGAAACTTTCAGGCTTCCCTAAGGAACGTGTAATTGGTTCAGGTACATCACTTGACTCAGCTAGACTACAAAAATTCGTTGGTGAAGAATTAGACATCGACCCTCGTGCAGTTAACGGATACATCATGGGTGAACATGGTGACTCAGAATTTGCTGCATGGTCACACTTGTCAATCGGTGGAGTAACAATGGCTGAATGGATGGAACAACACCCAGAAGTTACTAAAGATACTCTTGACGCAATCTACAAGAAGGTTGTTAACGCTGCTTACGACATTATCAATACTAAGGGTGCTACATTCTACGGTATTGGTACTGCTCTTGCAAGAATCTGCAAGGCTTTGCTAAACGACGAAAACACTGTTCTTCCATTATCAAATATGATGACTGGTCAATATGGCGTTTCAGACATTTATATCGGTTCACCTGCTATTATCAACCGTAAAGGTCTAAAACAAATCATCGAAGTACCATTGAATGATGAAGAATCAGCACAAATGAAGAAATCAGCTGCAGAACTTGAAAAAATTCTTAAAGATGGTTTCGAAGCTACAGGTATCAAGGGTCGTCAATAA
- the acpS gene encoding holo-ACP synthase, with translation MIKGLGIDIAEIDRVRKIYGRHPRFLEKILNADEIEVFNSMNTEKSKMAYLTARFSVKEAFTKAMGTGLRGIGFHDLSVLNHESGQPYINTDIFKGNIHVSISDTDELVITEVILEEED, from the coding sequence ATGATCAAAGGTTTGGGTATCGATATTGCAGAAATCGACCGTGTGCGTAAAATTTATGGTCGTCATCCAAGATTCTTGGAAAAGATTTTGAATGCTGATGAAATTGAAGTTTTTAATTCTATGAATACTGAAAAATCGAAAATGGCTTATTTAACGGCTAGATTTTCAGTTAAAGAGGCTTTCACAAAAGCTATGGGAACTGGCTTGCGTGGCATTGGCTTTCATGATTTGAGTGTTCTGAATCATGAGTCGGGTCAGCCATACATTAATACTGATATTTTTAAAGGCAATATTCACGTTTCAATCTCGGATACAGATGAACTAGTAATAACTGAAGTTATTCTAGAGGAGGAAGATTAA
- a CDS encoding type B 50S ribosomal protein L31: MKQGIHPEYRQVVFMDSSTGKKFLAGSTMNSKETTDYEGTDYPLIRVEISSDSHPFYTGKQKFAQADGRIDRFNKKYGLANK, encoded by the coding sequence ATGAAACAAGGAATTCACCCAGAATATCGTCAAGTTGTATTTATGGATTCATCAACAGGTAAGAAGTTCTTAGCTGGTTCAACAATGAACTCAAAAGAAACAACTGATTATGAAGGTACAGACTACCCATTGATTCGTGTTGAAATTTCATCAGATTCACATCCTTTCTACACTGGTAAACAAAAGTTTGCTCAAGCAGATGGACGTATCGATCGTTTCAACAAGAAATATGGTTTGGCAAACAAATAA
- the cbpA gene encoding cyclic di-AMP binding protein CbpA, with product MLVKSLVLKKDKLTTVKETVTLEEALKVLEDSGYRCVPILDESGQIFRGNIYKMHIYRHKSRGGDMSLPVTTLMKNATKTISVDSPFFKVFFNIKDLPYIAVLDEANLFYGILTHSRLLSMLSDAWNLDISSYVLTVSSSGDRGDLEKMSKIFAKYVSVAACMTLDAKSNEVVRRTLFTLPSGTDIDTLKEIIKRLEKKSFIVSEIDDLKSGKILDKNTL from the coding sequence ATGTTAGTGAAATCACTTGTACTGAAAAAGGACAAGCTTACTACAGTTAAAGAAACTGTAACACTCGAGGAAGCATTAAAGGTCCTCGAAGATTCTGGCTATCGTTGTGTACCAATTCTTGACGAGAGCGGACAAATATTTAGGGGTAACATCTATAAGATGCACATCTACCGTCACAAATCACGTGGTGGCGACATGAGTTTACCAGTAACAACTTTGATGAAGAATGCGACAAAGACGATCAGCGTTGACTCACCTTTCTTCAAAGTATTTTTCAACATCAAGGATTTGCCATATATCGCTGTTCTTGATGAAGCAAATCTTTTCTACGGTATCTTGACTCACTCAAGACTCTTGAGCATGTTGTCAGACGCTTGGAACCTCGACATTAGTAGCTACGTACTAACTGTTAGTTCTTCCGGCGACCGTGGAGATCTAGAAAAAATGTCAAAGATTTTCGCAAAGTATGTTTCAGTTGCCGCATGTATGACCTTGGACGCTAAATCAAATGAAGTTGTCCGTAGAACATTGTTCACATTGCCATCAGGAACAGATATTGATACATTAAAAGAAATCATCAAACGTTTGGAAAAGAAGAGTTTCATCGTTTCTGAAATTGATGATTTGAAGTCAGGAAAGATTCTCGACAAGAATACATTGTAG
- a CDS encoding DEAD/DEAH box helicase: MKFKELDLDPRLLSAVDEAGFEETTPIQAQTIPLVMTGDDVIGQAQTGTGKTAAFGLPLLNAVDTQSSDIQALIISPTRELAIQTQEELYRLGSKKKVKVQSVYGGSDIRRQIRALKSHPQIIVGTPGRMLDHINRHTLKLHNVKTVVLDEADEMLDMGFVEDIESILSNVPNKHQTLLFSATMPKPIIKIADKFMTDPKVVKIKSKELTADNIEQYFVKAKEFEKFDLMTRLFDVQAPELALIFGRTKRRVDELTRGLQARGYNAEGIHGDLSQDKRTSVLRKFKAGKLEFLVATDVAARGLDISGVSHVYNYDIPQDPDSYVHRIGRTGRAGHSGVSVTFVTPNEMGYLRTIENLTKKRMDPLAPPTDKEVLKGQLESVKEDIKDTLAHDKHLDRFNDAVEELLSEYSADNIARIFLSESIKDAESVPVKIAPERPLPSRKVSHSRSGHGRRGGRSNGDHSYGNHRGGNRRGNDRHGSGNRNHDEKGGKRREHDNKRNGRSKKSFKIRTNLEK; this comes from the coding sequence GTGAAATTTAAAGAATTAGATTTAGATCCCAGATTATTGAGTGCCGTAGACGAAGCTGGTTTTGAGGAAACTACACCAATCCAAGCTCAAACTATTCCACTAGTTATGACCGGCGATGACGTTATTGGGCAAGCTCAAACTGGTACAGGTAAGACGGCAGCCTTTGGTTTACCATTACTAAATGCCGTTGATACTCAATCAAGTGATATTCAAGCATTGATTATCTCACCAACTAGAGAATTAGCTATTCAAACTCAAGAAGAGTTATATCGTTTAGGTAGTAAGAAGAAAGTTAAGGTTCAAAGTGTTTATGGTGGTTCTGATATTAGACGCCAAATTCGTGCTTTGAAGAGTCATCCTCAAATTATTGTCGGTACACCTGGTCGTATGCTTGACCATATCAACCGCCACACTTTGAAGTTGCACAATGTTAAGACTGTTGTGCTTGATGAAGCTGATGAAATGTTGGACATGGGATTCGTTGAAGATATCGAAAGTATCTTATCAAACGTTCCTAACAAGCACCAAACATTGTTGTTCTCTGCAACAATGCCTAAGCCAATCATTAAGATTGCTGACAAGTTCATGACAGACCCTAAGGTTGTTAAGATCAAGTCAAAAGAATTAACTGCTGATAACATCGAACAATACTTTGTTAAAGCCAAGGAATTTGAAAAGTTTGACTTGATGACACGTCTTTTCGACGTTCAAGCTCCAGAACTTGCATTGATCTTCGGTCGTACAAAGCGTCGTGTTGATGAATTGACACGTGGTTTGCAAGCTCGTGGTTACAATGCTGAAGGTATTCACGGTGACTTATCACAAGATAAGAGAACTAGCGTTTTACGTAAGTTCAAAGCCGGTAAGCTAGAATTCCTTGTTGCAACTGACGTTGCTGCTCGTGGTTTGGATATTTCTGGTGTATCACATGTTTATAACTATGATATTCCTCAAGACCCAGACAGTTATGTTCACCGTATTGGCCGTACTGGTCGTGCCGGACATTCTGGTGTGTCAGTAACTTTCGTTACACCAAACGAAATGGGTTACTTACGTACAATTGAGAACCTTACAAAGAAACGTATGGATCCATTGGCTCCACCAACTGATAAAGAAGTTCTTAAAGGACAACTTGAATCAGTTAAGGAAGATATCAAAGATACTTTGGCACATGACAAGCACTTGGATCGTTTCAACGATGCAGTTGAAGAATTGTTGTCAGAATATTCTGCTGATAACATTGCTCGTATCTTCTTGAGTGAATCAATCAAGGATGCTGAAAGTGTTCCTGTTAAGATTGCTCCTGAAAGACCACTTCCATCAAGAAAAGTTAGTCACAGCCGTTCAGGCCATGGCCGTCGTGGTGGTAGAAGCAATGGTGATCACAGTTATGGTAATCATCGTGGTGGAAACAGACGTGGTAATGATCGTCACGGTAGTGGCAATCGTAATCATGATGAAAAAGGTGGCAAACGCCGCGAACATGACAACAAACGTAATGGTCGTAGCAAGAAGTCATTCAAGATCAGAACAAATCTTGAAAAATAA
- a CDS encoding multidrug efflux MFS transporter: MTSNTDDSAEPNNYWKRNLIVLWFSTFVSGIGFSMITPFMPLYINQLGNFTKSQLVIWNGIAFSSTFLVMAIISPVWGKIADRRGRKLMLIRASLGMAIVIFLQAFVSAPWQLVVLRLLQGVFSGFVSNSNTLIASTAPRSESGKALGTLNTGVISGTLLGPLVGGVIAQYFGYRIPFMITGSLLFIAFILVTIFIKEDFKPVPKGQEESTKEIFHKLKNPNLILAMFVTTMIIQASNNSINPIISLYVKQLMHNSSQVTLVAGVVAAMPGIANIIAAPRFGALGDKIGTGKILIGGLIFAIIVYIPQAFVTNVWQLAALRFLVGISDACLVPQVQTILAKYTDSKYTGRIFGYNQSFQSVGNVCGPLLGSSISGVLSYSAVFLSTSFLALINFIWVFSHLKPKNTKAKK, translated from the coding sequence ATGACATCTAATACAGATGACAGTGCTGAGCCGAATAATTATTGGAAGAGAAATCTAATTGTTCTTTGGTTCAGTACTTTTGTATCCGGTATTGGCTTCAGTATGATAACACCCTTTATGCCATTATACATTAACCAGTTAGGTAATTTCACAAAAAGTCAGCTCGTAATCTGGAATGGTATCGCCTTTTCATCAACATTTCTAGTCATGGCGATCATCTCACCCGTTTGGGGCAAAATTGCTGACCGTCGTGGTCGGAAGCTGATGTTGATTCGAGCATCACTTGGTATGGCCATCGTGATTTTCCTACAAGCCTTTGTCTCTGCTCCTTGGCAATTGGTTGTTTTAAGACTCCTACAAGGTGTCTTCTCAGGATTCGTTAGTAACTCTAACACCCTGATAGCTTCAACCGCACCAAGATCTGAAAGTGGTAAAGCCTTGGGAACTCTGAATACCGGTGTAATTTCTGGTACTCTGTTAGGTCCATTGGTCGGTGGTGTTATCGCTCAATACTTCGGTTATCGAATTCCATTCATGATAACTGGGTCATTACTATTTATAGCTTTTATTCTCGTGACGATTTTTATTAAGGAAGATTTCAAGCCTGTTCCGAAAGGTCAGGAAGAATCGACAAAAGAAATTTTCCACAAGTTAAAAAATCCCAATTTAATTTTGGCTATGTTTGTTACAACAATGATCATCCAAGCTTCTAATAACTCAATTAATCCGATTATCAGTTTGTATGTTAAACAACTGATGCACAATTCGAGTCAAGTTACTTTAGTCGCTGGAGTCGTCGCGGCTATGCCAGGCATCGCTAATATTATTGCCGCACCAAGGTTTGGTGCTTTAGGCGATAAAATCGGTACTGGGAAAATTCTAATCGGTGGTTTAATTTTTGCCATCATAGTATACATTCCCCAAGCCTTTGTTACCAACGTTTGGCAGTTAGCTGCCTTGAGATTCTTAGTTGGTATCTCCGATGCCTGTCTGGTTCCGCAAGTACAAACAATTTTAGCCAAATACACTGATTCCAAATATACCGGTCGGATCTTCGGTTATAACCAGTCCTTCCAGTCAGTTGGTAACGTCTGTGGACCATTGCTTGGTTCCTCAATATCAGGCGTACTAAGCTATTCAGCAGTCTTTCTAAGTACTAGCTTCCTAGCTTTAATCAACTTCATTTGGGTATTTTCACACCTGAAGCCAAAGAATACGAAAGCAAAAAAATAA
- the alr gene encoding alanine racemase has protein sequence MLPSIHRPAYVEVDLKKLHQNLQNELAAVPEGTKVFAVVKANAYGHGLVRVAKAEIEFGASGLCVATLDEALEIRNNGVDAPILVLGIVPVEYAKVAARANISLTVGSLDWLKIAVELRTTNLKVHLGIDSGMGRIGFQEKADLIEACNYLNDHKQAFIPEGLFTHFATADNPDEKYFEKQVKTFKEMSSDLPTKFTYVHCANSATALWHQDLAINMVRYGIALYGLNPSQTDIPELPYTLEPALSLYSELVFVKKVKAGDSIGYGATYTSDKDEWIGTVPIGYADGWLRRMQGSDVLINGQRCQNVGRICMDQFMVRLPGELPVGTKVTILGKDGDEEITATDAAQYSGTINYEILCALSERLPRVYKN, from the coding sequence ATGTTACCATCAATCCATCGTCCAGCCTATGTTGAAGTAGACTTGAAGAAATTACACCAAAATCTCCAAAATGAACTGGCAGCTGTTCCAGAAGGCACTAAAGTCTTTGCGGTTGTTAAAGCCAACGCTTATGGTCACGGTTTAGTTCGTGTTGCCAAGGCAGAAATTGAATTCGGAGCAAGTGGTTTATGTGTTGCTACTTTGGATGAAGCTTTAGAAATTCGTAATAACGGCGTAGACGCACCGATTCTTGTTTTAGGTATAGTTCCTGTCGAATACGCTAAAGTCGCTGCACGTGCCAATATTTCACTAACTGTGGGTAGTTTGGACTGGTTGAAGATTGCTGTTGAGTTAAGAACAACCAATTTGAAGGTTCACCTAGGAATTGATAGTGGTATGGGTCGAATTGGTTTTCAAGAAAAAGCCGACTTGATCGAAGCTTGCAACTATTTGAATGATCATAAACAAGCATTTATTCCTGAAGGATTGTTCACACATTTTGCAACGGCTGATAATCCTGATGAAAAATACTTTGAAAAACAAGTTAAGACTTTCAAAGAAATGTCGAGTGATTTACCAACTAAATTTACTTACGTTCACTGTGCTAATTCGGCCACTGCACTTTGGCACCAAGATTTGGCAATCAATATGGTCAGATATGGTATCGCTTTGTATGGCTTGAATCCATCACAGACTGATATTCCCGAATTGCCTTACACATTAGAGCCAGCGTTGAGCTTGTACTCTGAATTAGTTTTCGTTAAGAAAGTTAAGGCTGGAGATAGTATCGGTTACGGTGCTACATATACAAGTGACAAGGACGAGTGGATTGGAACCGTTCCGATTGGCTATGCTGATGGTTGGTTGAGAAGAATGCAAGGCTCAGATGTTTTGATCAATGGGCAACGTTGTCAAAATGTTGGACGTATTTGTATGGATCAATTTATGGTTCGTTTGCCAGGAGAATTGCCTGTGGGAACTAAGGTCACAATTTTGGGTAAGGATGGCGATGAAGAAATTACCGCTACCGATGCTGCCCAATATTCAGGCACAATCAATTATGAAATCCTTTGTGCATTGAGCGAACGTTTACCAAGAGTTTATAAAAACTAG
- the ald gene encoding alanine dehydrogenase: protein MRVGIPKELKNQEERVGSTPDGVAILVNAGHQVVVETDAGIGSGYTNQQYLDAGAKISDVDDVWNSEMIIKVKEPIASEYKYFKDGQIIYTYLHLAANETLTKALLKSNTTGIAYETMVGPNGGLPLLYPMSQIAGRMAVQVGAHFLEEPHQGKGLLLSGVPGVRKGKVTIIGGGTVGVNAAKIAIGMGAEVTLLDINAQRLAEIEDIFDGKIQTLMSNSQNIAKTVKESDLVVGAVLIPGAATPKLVTEEMIASMEPGSVVVDIPIDQGGLFETSVKATTHDNPTYIVHDVVHYTVANIPGAVPKTATEALSGATMPYAAMIAGGLDIAINNKTIKTGINTYQGHLTEKAVADSLKMPYTNIDDVVKAVEI, encoded by the coding sequence ATGAGAGTTGGTATACCAAAGGAACTAAAAAATCAGGAAGAACGTGTTGGTTCAACACCAGATGGCGTGGCTATTTTAGTTAATGCTGGACATCAGGTTGTCGTTGAAACGGATGCGGGGATAGGTTCAGGCTATACTAACCAGCAATATTTAGATGCCGGTGCCAAGATTAGTGATGTCGATGATGTTTGGAATTCAGAGATGATCATCAAAGTTAAGGAACCAATTGCTTCAGAATATAAATATTTTAAAGACGGCCAAATAATTTATACATATTTACATTTAGCTGCCAACGAAACTTTAACCAAAGCACTTTTGAAGAGTAATACAACTGGAATTGCTTATGAGACTATGGTTGGACCTAATGGAGGCTTGCCATTGCTATATCCAATGAGTCAAATTGCCGGTCGAATGGCTGTTCAAGTTGGAGCTCACTTCTTAGAAGAACCACATCAAGGTAAAGGTTTGTTATTGAGTGGTGTACCCGGAGTTAGAAAAGGTAAAGTTACAATTATCGGTGGTGGTACCGTTGGTGTAAATGCTGCCAAAATAGCCATTGGTATGGGTGCTGAAGTAACCTTGTTAGATATTAATGCCCAAAGACTAGCTGAGATTGAAGATATCTTTGACGGTAAGATTCAAACTCTGATGTCTAATTCTCAAAATATTGCTAAAACTGTCAAAGAGTCCGATTTAGTAGTCGGTGCCGTGTTGATTCCTGGTGCCGCGACGCCAAAATTAGTTACAGAAGAAATGATTGCCTCGATGGAACCTGGTTCAGTTGTGGTTGATATTCCAATTGACCAAGGTGGATTATTTGAGACAAGTGTAAAAGCAACGACCCACGACAACCCAACATATATCGTTCATGACGTCGTTCACTACACAGTGGCAAATATACCTGGGGCTGTACCAAAAACAGCAACAGAAGCATTATCCGGTGCAACAATGCCATATGCGGCCATGATTGCTGGAGGATTAGATATAGCCATTAATAATAAAACGATTAAAACAGGTATCAACACATATCAAGGTCATCTGACAGAAAAGGCTGTGGCGGACAGCTTGAAGATGCCATATACGAATATAGATGACGTTGTTAAAGCAGTAGAAATTTAG
- a CDS encoding UDP-N-acetylmuramoyl-tripeptide--D-alanyl-D-alanine ligase, giving the protein MKMKLREVYSALKIQSDTIEDVEITGVCFDSRKAKKGDLFFPLQGDRDGHEFIDSAIENGVSATIWQSDHDIPNDKIPYVVVKNVSNAFETLAKYYLNKVNPKVVAVTGSNGKTTTKDMIAKILSTSNNVAKTPQNFNNEIGVPFTILNMPTNTEVLVIEMGMDRPGQIDHLSSIANPDISVITMIGEAHIEFFGTRDKIADAKMEITDHLNEDGTFVYNGDEPLLLERAKNVEQRQLSFGSHDSNDLYATEIQAGKTTTSFTTNQWPDVKFEIPMMGEYNVNNALAALLVGRALHIKPLAMQKALGELFVTENRTEWLKSQNGADILSDVYNSNPTAAIEVLHSLKDIKTDGRKLIVLGDMLELGDASKRLHESLAGHIDGADFEKVYLVGPDMKYLRDKLSSKYDQNDLLWYDKDQLADLTTDLKKELKPNDTVLLKASHGIHLENVLHELM; this is encoded by the coding sequence ATGAAAATGAAGTTAAGGGAAGTCTACTCAGCATTAAAAATTCAAAGCGATACGATTGAAGACGTTGAAATTACTGGCGTTTGTTTTGACAGTCGTAAAGCTAAAAAAGGTGATTTGTTTTTTCCATTACAAGGGGACCGTGATGGACACGAATTTATCGACAGTGCCATTGAAAATGGAGTAAGTGCAACTATCTGGCAAAGTGATCATGATATTCCTAATGACAAGATACCTTATGTTGTCGTTAAGAATGTTTCGAACGCGTTTGAAACATTGGCCAAGTATTATTTGAACAAGGTTAATCCTAAAGTTGTTGCTGTAACTGGTAGTAACGGGAAAACTACCACTAAAGATATGATTGCTAAGATTTTGAGTACAAGCAATAATGTCGCTAAAACTCCACAGAATTTCAATAACGAAATCGGTGTGCCTTTTACAATTTTGAACATGCCTACTAATACTGAAGTATTGGTTATTGAAATGGGCATGGACCGTCCTGGACAGATTGACCACTTGAGCAGTATTGCTAATCCCGACATTTCAGTTATCACAATGATTGGTGAAGCACATATCGAATTCTTTGGTACTCGCGATAAGATTGCTGATGCCAAGATGGAAATTACTGATCATTTGAATGAAGATGGAACTTTCGTTTATAACGGGGATGAACCATTATTGTTGGAACGTGCTAAAAATGTTGAACAGCGACAATTGAGTTTTGGCAGCCACGACAGTAACGATTTGTATGCAACGGAAATCCAAGCAGGTAAAACAACGACAAGTTTTACAACCAATCAATGGCCTGACGTTAAGTTTGAAATTCCAATGATGGGTGAGTACAACGTCAATAATGCTTTGGCAGCTCTATTAGTTGGTCGCGCTTTACATATCAAACCACTAGCTATGCAAAAAGCTTTGGGTGAATTATTTGTAACAGAAAACAGAACCGAATGGCTGAAGTCCCAAAACGGGGCTGACATATTGAGTGATGTGTATAACTCTAATCCCACTGCAGCCATTGAAGTTTTACACAGTCTCAAAGATATTAAGACTGACGGACGTAAGCTGATTGTTTTAGGCGACATGCTGGAACTTGGTGATGCTTCCAAGCGGTTGCATGAGTCTTTGGCTGGACACATTGATGGGGCAGACTTTGAAAAAGTTTATCTAGTTGGTCCTGATATGAAGTATTTGCGTGACAAATTAAGTTCCAAGTATGACCAAAATGATCTGCTTTGGTACGACAAAGACCAACTGGCAGATTTGACCACAGATTTGAAAAAAGAATTAAAACCAAATGACACTGTCTTGTTAAAAGCAAGTCATGGAATTCACTTAGAAAACGTTTTACATGAATTAATGTAG
- the pth gene encoding aminoacyl-tRNA hydrolase: protein MKLIVGLGNPGKKYDRTKHNMGFMTIDKLMDEYGQTQMKKDFEAEYCKFKVDGETVFLVKPLTFMNESGRAVNFLMGYYQIQPDELMVIHDDLDMPIGKVRLRTKGSAGGHNGIKSIISAVGTKDFSRIKIGIQHPAKQSVVNWVLTPFSKDEEPVALAGIDQAATMVKDWVSGTSIDQLMNKYN, encoded by the coding sequence ATGAAACTAATTGTTGGCCTAGGAAATCCAGGTAAAAAATACGATCGTACAAAGCATAATATGGGCTTTATGACCATCGATAAATTGATGGATGAATACGGCCAAACACAAATGAAAAAAGACTTTGAGGCTGAATACTGTAAATTCAAAGTTGATGGCGAGACTGTTTTTCTTGTTAAACCTTTAACTTTTATGAACGAATCAGGACGTGCTGTTAATTTCTTGATGGGTTATTATCAGATTCAACCTGATGAATTGATGGTTATTCACGATGATTTAGACATGCCAATCGGTAAAGTTAGACTACGGACAAAGGGTTCTGCTGGTGGTCACAATGGTATTAAGAGTATAATCTCTGCTGTAGGTACGAAAGACTTCAGCCGTATCAAAATTGGTATACAACATCCAGCTAAACAATCGGTTGTTAATTGGGTTTTGACACCATTTTCTAAAGATGAGGAACCTGTTGCTTTGGCCGGTATTGATCAAGCAGCTACAATGGTTAAAGATTGGGTCAGTGGCACATCTATTGATCAATTAATGAATAAGTATAATTAA